Sequence from the Aulosira sp. FACHB-615 genome:
GAGGAGTAATGTCTCCTAAATCAAAAGTATTAATTTCTTCTTCAGATATTGCATTAATTTTTACACTGGCTTCAATTAGTGAGCTTATTTTATGCTTTAATGATTCTACAAGGATATATAAATCACTCTTCTCATCAACATCATCGTTAAATTCATTTTTAATTTTTTTATAGACTTCTACAAAATCTTCCGTCAGTATTCTAAAAGTCTTTCTCCCGTCCTTATTAAGAAATAAATACCAGTATTGATCAAAAATTTCTTTAAGAATAAAATTGGCTCTAACGCAAAGTATAATTGCTGATTCTCCTAGTTGAGTTTTTTGATTCAAAACTTCACTGAGTTTATTAAATTTATTAAGTTTGTACTGTAATTGTCTCCCTTTCTCTAGAAGCTGGCTAACAGTAATTCCTTGAGTCTTTGCAAATTTAAATATCTCGGCTGTTGTTTCATCTTGTACATTAGCTTCATTCAGGCATCTTTCCAAGATTTCTAACCGTTCCTGAATGCTTGCAATTGTTTCTTGTGAGAATATAAAGCTGTTTACCATTATTTATGTACTGGCTTGTTTAACTATAAACTTTGCCTATAACTATTTTAGCGGCTCTTCAGCTATTTGAATTTTTATTCATCTCTATCGCAATCCTAAATGATTTACAAACATCTATCTCCCTTGTCTACCTTGTCTCTCTAAATAAAGTCTCTTTTTCCGACTATTCACTCTCACCACTGTAATTTAAAGGCAGTTTAACTATTACCGTAGTCCCCACATCTTGTTGACTTTCTAAGCTAATTTCACCACCATGTAAGTCTACACACTGTTTCACCATCGCCAGCCCTAAACCTGTTCCTTGAATTCTCCGCGCATTACTCGCCCTGTAAAAAGTTTGAAATAAGTTAACTTGGTCGGTTTCTGGAATACCTATACCCTCATCTTTAACCTGAAAAATTGCCATATCATCTTCCAAAGTTAAATTAAACCAAATATGACTTTGTGGCGGAGAATATTTCACAGCATTGGAAATTAAATTAGTCAAAATACAATAAATTAATTCCTCATCCATATAAATTAAATTACATTCTCCTGCATAATTAAAAATAATATTTTTCTGTCCTGCCGCTTTCATTTGCATTACTTCTGTAATTTCTTGACAAAAGCTAATCAAATTTAAAGGCGCAGGTTTATATTCTAATTTGGCAGTTTCACTTTTACTCAGAAATAAAACTTCATCTAATAACTGCAACATGTGGTTGAGAGCATCTTGCACACGCTCGAAATAAATATTTCTTCGCGCCTCATCCATATTATTTTGATTTTGCAGAATATCTATAGCAGTTCTAATTGTAGTCATGGGGTTACGAAACTCATGGGAAACCATCGCCACAAAATTAGACTTTAGCTCATTAAGTTGTTGTTCTTTTGCTAAAGCTTGACGGCTAATTTCTTCACTTTCTCTTAACTTATTGAGAATTTCTTCTCGTTCAATAGCATAGCGAATAGCCTGGACTAACCTTTGGATAGTAATTTGGTCTTTGACTAAATAATCTTGAGCGCCTTCTGCTAAAGCCTGCATTGCTAATTCTTCATCATCAATTCCTGTTAAAAT
This genomic interval carries:
- a CDS encoding ATP-binding protein; translation: MQKMIIRVLLVEDSPSDAKLLHQVFAHTVQHKLEMLHVEQLSEAINLSLSENNSKVNELEKINPRREKFDVVLLDLGLPDSFGLETLKTYRAAVPDIPVVILTGIDDEELAMQALAEGAQDYLVKDQITIQRLVQAIRYAIEREEILNKLRESEEISRQALAKEQQLNELKSNFVAMVSHEFRNPMTTIRTAIDILQNQNNMDEARRNIYFERVQDALNHMLQLLDEVLFLSKSETAKLEYKPAPLNLISFCQEITEVMQMKAAGQKNIIFNYAGECNLIYMDEELIYCILTNLISNAVKYSPPQSHIWFNLTLEDDMAIFQVKDEGIGIPETDQVNLFQTFYRASNARRIQGTGLGLAMVKQCVDLHGGEISLESQQDVGTTVIVKLPLNYSGESE